A single genomic interval of Drosophila virilis strain 15010-1051.87 chromosome 2, Dvir_AGI_RSII-ME, whole genome shotgun sequence harbors:
- the cindr gene encoding streptococcal hemagglutinin isoform X5, producing MTTTNSNSSSSSSNTATTTVTQQQQQLQQQQHQQNSASTTSKVYIKKTGSSSNSSGSGRKESFGSRDSLNDILSETGLPIGTVAAQRKSLENKNLDLSKLPGGGKQQGNTIITTTTTATSNSSSSSSNNTSASAYAELRKSLDNMDEKIKSPTPPVVGKKPSVPLKKTPTGSVSGNILGAGMKKKSAESKLTSAVSHDVSDGLAGSKLAGGQLPESGAAGNVVMRRAATIAVEDTDFDRVERGSILQDMRAGRVKAPKRRPPSAAINLLGESNNNSVYVNGSGMASSASELSEDGGPAGKQAATGSSDDNSTGEEPQLAKPKPREWEKKKAPWMEELKASQVTRKKTSPNVEPRGGAISVAERTSKLFAAEQATATTSVVTTSAISSSSNSITSSSATATKVQSSAVTSSSIMQQSMFVESSTSSSSQKVEAVNSSSSSSSNNNSTSILTSSNNSHDAVMSKSMSATKTSATAAPIAAPAASSDEESRAARPNSLSIRNRSVSPLVKTSSASSSTQLERSNNVSVNESPATTLLNNHHQVAAESLPRVQQLEGRVDKLEAIVLKQQRTIEELVRMLREETERVKVLRGELDKYAQQQTRRGKFDNWMF from the exons ATGACCACAACGAactccaacagcagcagcagcagcagcaatacaGCCACCACGACGGtgacgcagcagcaacagcagctgcagcagcagcagcatcagcagaaCAGCGCTTCAACCACATCGAAGGTATACATCAAGAAgacgggcagcagcagcaattcgTCTGGTTCGGGACGCAAGGAGAGCTTCGGATCGCGCGATTCGCTAAATGATATACTCAGCGAAACGGGCCTGCCCATTGGCACTGTGGCCGCCCAGCGCAAGTCGCTGGAGAATAAGAACCTCGATCTGAGCAAGCTGCCCGGCGGTGGCAAGCAGCAAGGCAACACGatcataacaacaacaacaacagccacaagcaacagcagcagcagcagcagcaacaacacttCAGCTTCTGCGTACGCGGAGCTGCGCAAGAGCCTGGACAATATGGATGAGAAGATCAAGTCACCCACACCCCCTGTGGTGGGCAAAAAGCCCAGTGTGCCGCTCAAGAAGACGCCCACGGGCAGTGTCTCAG GCAACATTTTGGGTGCGGgcatgaagaagaagagcgcGGAGAGCAAACTAACTAGCGCCGTGTCGCACGACGTCTCCGATGGCTTGGCTGGCAGTAAATTAGCTGGCGGACAGCTGCCCGAGTCGGGCGCGGCTGGCAATGTTGTCATGAGACGCGCCGCTACCATAGCCGTTGAGGATACGGACTTTGATCGTGTCGAGCGCGGCTCCATACTGCAAGATATGCGCGCCGGTCGCGTCAAAGCGCCCAAACGTCGCCCGCCCTCGGCGGCCATAAATCTGCTGGgcgagagcaacaacaattcggTGTATGTCAATGGCAGCGGCATGGCCAGCAGTGCCAGCGAGCTAAGTGAAGATGGTGGCCCTGCTGGCAAGCAGGCGGCGACGGGCTCATCCGATGACAATTCGACTGGCGAGGAGCCACAGTTGGCCAAGCCAAAGCCACGTGAATGGGAGAAGAAAAAGGCGCCCTGGATGGAGGAGCTGAAAGCGTCGCAGGTGACACGCAAAAAGACCTCGCCCAATGTTGAGCCACGCGGCGGTGCCATCTCCGTAGCCGAGCGCACTTCAAAGCTGTTTGCCGCCGAGCaggcgacagcaacaaccagcGTGGTGACCACCAGcgcaatcagcagcagcagcaactctaTAACCAGCAGCAGTGCGACTGCAACGAAAGTGCAATCGAGTGCGGTGACTTCCTCCAGCATCATGCAGCAGTCCATGTTCGTGGagagcagcaccagcagcagcagccagaagGTGGAGGcagtcaacagcagcagcagcagcagcagcaacaacaacagcacaagcATTTtgaccagcagcaacaacagccacgaTGCCGTCATGTCCAAGAGCATGTCAGCGACAAAGACGTCAGCCACAGCAGCGCCAATAGCCGCTCCGGCTGCCAGCAGCGATGAGGAGTCACGCGCGGCACGCCCTAACAGTTTATCGATACGCAATCGCAGCGTTTCGCCGCTGGTGAAAACATCCAGTGCCAGTAGCAGCACGCAGCTGGAGAGGAGCAACAATGTCAGCGTCAATGAGAGTCCGGCGACAACGCTGCTCAACAATCATCATCAGGTCGCGGCAGAGTCTTTGCCGCGGGTGCAACAGCTGGAGGGTCGTGTGGATAAGCTGGAGGCGATCGTGTTGAAGCAGCAGCGGACCATTGAGGAGTTGGTGCGTATGCTGCGCGAGGAGACGGAGCGGGTGAAGGTGCTGCGCGGCGAACTGGATAAATATGCGCA ACAACAAACACGTCGCGGGAAATTTGATAATTGGATGTTTTGA